The Hymenobacter sp. DG01 genome has a segment encoding these proteins:
- a CDS encoding IS3 family transposase, with protein sequence MSCWQFIDQERTSYAVELLCRMLQVSASRYYAWRKQQQPTPAQPTAANWEEALKEAFGQHKRCYGTRRLRVELQAQGHCVGRQRLRSAMRRHGLRALQPRAYTPRTTDSTHGLRCAPNRLLDQPKPTTPNRVWVSDITYLPLASGQWAYLCAFQDACTRQVVGWRVLDTMPEELVTSALRQALLARRPAPGLVVHSDRGGQYCANTYRALLDQYGCQRSQSRRAECLDNAQAESLWSRLKTEELGPREWPVFRDLADAQHSVATYFDYYNHERRHSALAYQTPQTFYLQQLKNTALFSTL encoded by the coding sequence ATGAGCTGCTGGCAATTTATTGACCAGGAGCGTACTAGCTACGCGGTTGAGTTGCTCTGCCGGATGCTGCAGGTGTCCGCCAGCCGCTACTATGCCTGGCGCAAGCAGCAGCAGCCCACCCCGGCTCAGCCGACGGCAGCGAACTGGGAAGAGGCGCTGAAAGAAGCCTTCGGCCAGCACAAACGTTGCTACGGCACCCGCCGCTTACGGGTCGAGCTGCAAGCCCAGGGCCACTGCGTGGGCCGCCAGCGCCTGCGCTCGGCCATGCGGCGGCATGGGCTGCGGGCCTTGCAGCCCCGCGCCTACACCCCGCGCACCACCGATTCGACCCACGGGCTGCGCTGCGCGCCCAACCGGCTGCTCGACCAGCCCAAGCCAACCACGCCTAACCGGGTCTGGGTCAGCGATATCACCTACCTGCCGCTGGCCTCGGGGCAATGGGCCTACCTGTGCGCCTTTCAGGACGCCTGTACCCGGCAGGTGGTCGGGTGGCGGGTGCTCGATACGATGCCCGAAGAGCTGGTCACCAGTGCCTTACGCCAAGCCCTGCTGGCCCGTCGGCCCGCCCCCGGCCTGGTGGTGCACTCGGACCGCGGCGGGCAGTACTGCGCCAACACCTACCGCGCCCTGCTCGACCAGTACGGCTGTCAGCGCTCGCAGAGCCGCCGCGCCGAATGCCTGGACAACGCGCAGGCCGAGAGCCTGTGGTCGCGGCTCAAAACTGAGGAGCTGGGGCCGCGCGAGTGGCCCGTGTTCCGCGACTTAGCCGACGCGCAGCACAGCGTGGCCACTTATTTCGACTACTACAACCACGAGCGCCGGCATTCAGCACTCGCGTATCAGACCCCGCAAACCTTTTACCTCCAACAACTTAAAAATACCGCCCTATTCTCTACGCTCTAA
- a CDS encoding transposase, translating into MDKTDKRRKYDEAFKAEALRVARESRSAQAAARALNIRPKLIYEWQKAAQPPLPADPAEAAEVRQLRAANRRLEQELEILKKAIAIFSTPPAR; encoded by the coding sequence ATGGACAAGACTGATAAGCGCCGCAAATACGACGAGGCCTTCAAAGCCGAAGCCCTGCGCGTGGCCCGTGAGAGCCGCTCGGCGCAGGCGGCGGCCCGCGCCCTCAACATTCGCCCGAAGCTGATTTATGAGTGGCAAAAAGCCGCCCAACCGCCGCTGCCCGCCGACCCGGCCGAGGCCGCCGAGGTGCGCCAGCTGCGGGCCGCCAACCGGCGGCTGGAGCAGGAGCTGGAAATTTTAAAAAAAGCCATCGCCATCTTCTCCACCCCACCTGCCCGATGA